A genomic segment from Pseudosulfitobacter sp. DSM 107133 encodes:
- a CDS encoding TniQ family protein: MTMLPALPTITGESLTSYVNRVASFHADMDVFKFLAFIELSQGAVMAPKAEVRGRLSFLLGLPSREIEKMTFVPLGGRMRNFCGEEVHSEFANLDKTSYCPACLLEDGKSNSPSGGFRVGRIHWRIEHIRTCEAHGIGLVRRKNTNHTEKFQLMSAVAPDDKALSSMVKNAPKQNVSALQTYITERLAGKPGPTWLDGQPIDLAARACEMLGVIFSAGTHVNLKLLSDPEWNDAGHVGFGYAARGEAGIMEALQLAMDRFNQAGLRGGPQKVFGRLYQWLQFSKTNKAVGPIRGIVREFISDNFPLEVGSDLFGETVVRQRVHSVHSLAKLTGGHHKTINRAMILAGLLDGDPERPSANNVFDAKAGECLMERIRTSIPVKHLPEYFNCNRVQAEQLVRTGVIPRLVPDTENANGVLKQVALEDADAFLADLMGAATETELASEGVMDIVSASEIARWPVIDIVNGILAGLFGTVELVDPSLKFKGILVDPMEVREALSREKSEGRGGLDEGARIIGMPNHGLSALAKMRNVDGSPFVVEHFVENSKGTTIRLFDLESLESFRLDHVSLKEIAEQQSFSSKVMKMKLDVHGVVPLAPRYELGRVWYRRKDLPIF; encoded by the coding sequence ATGACGATGCTCCCTGCGCTTCCTACGATCACCGGTGAAAGTCTGACGTCCTATGTGAACCGTGTCGCAAGTTTCCATGCCGATATGGATGTTTTCAAGTTCCTCGCTTTCATTGAGCTATCTCAGGGAGCGGTCATGGCCCCCAAAGCGGAGGTAAGGGGACGTTTGTCGTTTCTGCTCGGGTTGCCATCTCGCGAGATTGAGAAAATGACTTTCGTGCCGTTGGGTGGTCGAATGCGCAATTTTTGCGGTGAAGAGGTTCATTCCGAATTCGCCAACCTGGACAAGACGAGCTATTGCCCTGCCTGCTTGCTCGAAGATGGCAAATCCAACAGCCCTTCTGGCGGTTTTCGGGTGGGACGGATCCATTGGCGGATTGAACATATCCGCACTTGCGAAGCGCACGGGATCGGATTGGTGCGTCGTAAAAACACAAATCACACAGAGAAGTTTCAACTTATGTCCGCCGTTGCACCCGATGACAAGGCATTGTCGTCGATGGTTAAAAACGCCCCCAAACAAAATGTGTCAGCCCTCCAGACCTACATCACCGAACGTTTGGCAGGGAAGCCAGGGCCGACGTGGCTCGACGGACAGCCGATTGATCTGGCCGCGCGTGCCTGTGAAATGTTGGGTGTTATTTTCTCGGCCGGAACTCATGTGAACCTGAAACTGCTGAGCGATCCTGAATGGAACGACGCAGGGCATGTCGGTTTTGGCTATGCTGCGCGCGGGGAGGCAGGGATTATGGAAGCCCTCCAACTGGCTATGGATCGTTTCAACCAAGCGGGTCTTCGTGGTGGGCCGCAGAAGGTGTTCGGACGTCTTTATCAGTGGCTGCAGTTCAGTAAGACCAACAAGGCGGTTGGTCCTATCCGTGGTATTGTGCGCGAATTCATCTCGGACAACTTTCCACTCGAAGTTGGCAGTGATCTTTTTGGGGAAACTGTAGTACGCCAACGTGTACATTCCGTTCACTCCCTCGCAAAACTGACCGGAGGTCATCATAAGACCATCAACCGCGCGATGATCTTGGCCGGGCTCTTGGACGGTGATCCCGAAAGACCATCAGCAAACAATGTCTTCGACGCCAAAGCGGGCGAATGCCTGATGGAGCGTATTCGGACGTCAATCCCCGTCAAACACTTGCCAGAATACTTCAATTGCAATCGGGTTCAAGCCGAGCAACTGGTGCGTACGGGGGTCATTCCGCGCCTTGTTCCCGACACCGAAAACGCTAACGGCGTGCTGAAACAGGTCGCCTTAGAGGATGCAGACGCATTTCTCGCGGACTTGATGGGAGCAGCGACAGAGACTGAGCTGGCATCCGAGGGGGTAATGGATATCGTGTCGGCATCCGAGATTGCGCGCTGGCCAGTCATTGATATCGTCAATGGCATCTTGGCAGGGTTGTTCGGCACAGTTGAGCTCGTTGATCCAAGTTTGAAATTCAAAGGGATCCTTGTTGACCCCATGGAGGTTCGCGAAGCCTTGTCGCGTGAAAAGTCGGAGGGCCGGGGCGGTCTTGATGAAGGTGCGCGGATCATCGGTATGCCAAATCATGGCCTCTCGGCTTTGGCCAAGATGCGCAATGTGGATGGGTCTCCCTTTGTGGTTGAGCACTTCGTGGAGAACTCCAAGGGCACGACGATCCGGTTGTTTGATTTGGAAAGCCTTGAAAGCTTCCGCTTGGATCATGTCTCATTGAAAGAGATTGCGGAGCAGCAATCATTTTCTTCTAAGGTTATGAAAATGAAATTGGATGTTCATGGCGTAGTGCCCCTGGCACCCAGATATGAACTTGGTCGAGTATGGTATCGGCGCAAGGACTTGCCGATCTTCTGA
- a CDS encoding Mu transposase C-terminal domain-containing protein, whose protein sequence is MAKIEQTSLVFSLDKDHEYLMRAANWGYAYQTNGTVTFYAIDDPHKKVTYDYGTLNRMNASGQIEVRPYALLPESLRPVQANTLDDVFISALSPAKRKRLNHCVAMVLSYEEMKARKAFKVNDDAINKAMPTIRDRAEVYLAETLPDPEVSKKWAVYERGEGPKPKSKGSVELPDKVSASTLRKWAAAYKRGGRKALIDNWNKRGNHNSYFSMDEMALLAKVVNKEYMTRQRKSIPVVLADVKAAFKTENDRREKEGEVKLRAPGRDALRNFIKRLNKFHMLVARHGREEAMKKMRPTNKGLETLRPFERVEMDEWRIDLLTILVESKLHLMFSPEDLAAMGLDGALKRWWMVGAIDCRTNCIVGLALAPNPKTSSAIKCLRMIVSDKGKFADEMGTLEPWSMFGTPETLYVDNGSAFRSARFTNVCADLGITKIQTIAGQPSMRGKIERTFGTLSTTLLPRLSGRTFGSVVERGTHPSEKLACHAIEDLIYALVRWVVDVYHNTPQESLGLRTPLEQWQKDLEDGNYPLMSAPTVRRKRIAFGLPLQRELQKDGIRVLNVRYQTGDLAAEYLKHDKHPVNVRWFEEDIGTIEVELGDEWISVPAVCDKFQGVDATTWVATRRALRQRDEKRMEWEEDVIAQTIADIEALNAERKAACKIIDHGWTPDRFKAVDNEAMASFSIVVPRETKTPASDGFGRSVVPVSQPKPSVLKDTDAGTAQTEAPADSWIMRD, encoded by the coding sequence ATGGCTAAAATCGAACAAACCTCCCTCGTCTTCAGCCTCGACAAAGACCATGAGTACCTCATGCGCGCTGCGAACTGGGGCTACGCCTACCAGACCAATGGTACTGTCACCTTCTATGCCATCGATGATCCCCACAAAAAGGTCACCTACGATTATGGCACGCTAAATCGGATGAACGCCAGCGGCCAAATCGAAGTCCGGCCCTATGCCCTATTGCCGGAAAGCCTTCGCCCGGTTCAGGCGAATACACTCGATGATGTGTTTATTTCTGCACTCAGCCCTGCCAAACGGAAGCGCCTTAATCACTGCGTGGCAATGGTGCTTTCCTACGAAGAAATGAAAGCGCGTAAGGCATTCAAAGTGAATGACGACGCAATCAATAAAGCGATGCCGACAATCCGTGATAGGGCCGAGGTCTACCTGGCGGAAACGCTTCCCGATCCGGAAGTTAGTAAGAAATGGGCTGTGTATGAGCGCGGTGAAGGGCCCAAGCCCAAGTCGAAAGGCAGCGTCGAACTCCCGGATAAAGTTTCGGCCAGCACACTCCGCAAATGGGCGGCTGCGTACAAGCGCGGCGGAAGAAAGGCACTTATCGATAATTGGAACAAGCGCGGAAACCACAACAGCTATTTCTCAATGGACGAAATGGCATTGCTCGCGAAGGTGGTGAACAAAGAGTACATGACTCGCCAGCGGAAAAGCATTCCAGTGGTTTTGGCTGATGTTAAAGCGGCGTTCAAAACGGAAAATGACCGTCGGGAAAAGGAAGGGGAGGTCAAACTTCGCGCTCCAGGTCGGGATGCGCTTAGAAACTTTATCAAGCGACTGAACAAATTTCACATGCTGGTTGCACGTCACGGGCGCGAAGAAGCCATGAAGAAGATGCGCCCGACAAACAAGGGACTGGAAACCCTTCGTCCGTTCGAACGTGTGGAAATGGACGAGTGGAGAATCGACCTTCTCACGATTTTGGTAGAAAGCAAGCTTCACTTAATGTTCTCGCCGGAAGACCTGGCAGCGATGGGCCTTGATGGCGCATTGAAGCGCTGGTGGATGGTAGGCGCCATTGACTGCCGGACCAACTGCATCGTTGGCCTGGCCTTGGCACCCAATCCGAAAACCAGCAGTGCCATCAAATGTCTGCGTATGATCGTCAGCGACAAGGGTAAGTTTGCCGACGAAATGGGGACTTTGGAACCTTGGTCGATGTTCGGCACACCTGAAACGCTCTATGTCGATAACGGCAGCGCTTTCAGGTCAGCTCGTTTCACAAACGTCTGTGCTGACCTCGGAATTACCAAGATCCAGACGATTGCTGGTCAGCCGTCCATGCGGGGCAAGATCGAACGGACTTTCGGCACACTGAGCACCACCCTGCTGCCGCGCTTGTCCGGTCGTACCTTCGGGAGTGTCGTCGAGCGGGGAACGCATCCATCGGAAAAGCTCGCCTGCCATGCCATCGAGGATCTGATCTACGCATTGGTCCGCTGGGTTGTAGATGTTTACCACAACACCCCGCAGGAGTCCCTTGGTCTGCGCACACCGTTGGAGCAATGGCAGAAAGATCTTGAGGATGGCAACTACCCTCTGATGTCTGCCCCTACGGTCCGTCGCAAACGTATCGCTTTTGGGCTGCCACTGCAACGCGAGTTGCAAAAAGACGGCATCCGCGTCCTGAACGTCCGTTACCAGACCGGCGACTTGGCGGCCGAGTATCTTAAGCATGACAAGCATCCGGTGAATGTGCGGTGGTTCGAAGAGGACATCGGTACCATCGAGGTGGAATTGGGTGACGAATGGATTTCCGTTCCAGCGGTCTGTGACAAGTTTCAGGGGGTCGACGCAACGACCTGGGTCGCAACCCGCCGGGCTCTGCGTCAGAGAGATGAGAAGCGCATGGAGTGGGAAGAGGATGTCATCGCTCAGACGATCGCTGACATCGAGGCTTTGAACGCCGAGCGCAAAGCTGCGTGCAAGATTATTGACCACGGCTGGACTCCTGATCGCTTCAAGGCTGTCGATAACGAAGCCATGGCCAGCTTCAGTATTGTTGTTCCTCGCGAGACCAAAACACCTGCTTCCGATGGCTTCGGCCGCTCTGTGGTACCCGTTTCGCAGCCCAAGCCTTCGGTTTTGAAGGATACGGACGCTGGGACAGCGCAGACTGAGGCGCCTGCCGATAGCTGGATCATGCGCGACTGA
- a CDS encoding TniB family NTP-binding protein, with the protein MSLSSKEIAAAMKSLRSTHIVTDRDQAFEKHLRLKFELDEEGEITHEPVRVTGGTETGGIAFIEGSGGGKTTAILEVLRNFAPLALNPETDAPRYLHVKVESPATLRSLGVDLLKKLGVDTVSDRARVYDVWDMVRHRLKVAGVTLLWIDEAHDLFKSGSGAETENMFKMLKGLMQGDHPVVLVLSGTERLSAITSIDPQVNRRFSKIRPAPMAFGVDNARIKGLIQGYSKKAGLQVAIDDDTINRLIHGSRYRFGRCVVCIIEAIECALYDGAPTLEAKHFEDAWGTREGCSIDQNVFTSTNWMAIDLEDQGEEITEMPVVKKKINRKKAA; encoded by the coding sequence ATGTCTCTTTCGAGCAAAGAAATCGCCGCGGCAATGAAATCGTTGCGCAGCACCCACATCGTCACCGACCGCGACCAGGCCTTTGAGAAACACCTGCGTCTCAAGTTCGAGCTTGATGAGGAAGGCGAAATCACCCACGAACCTGTGCGCGTCACCGGGGGCACTGAAACCGGCGGCATCGCCTTCATCGAAGGATCGGGCGGTGGCAAGACCACGGCGATTCTGGAGGTTTTGCGCAATTTTGCGCCTTTGGCCCTCAATCCCGAGACGGATGCGCCGCGCTATCTTCATGTGAAAGTGGAGTCTCCAGCGACCCTTCGCAGCCTTGGCGTCGATTTGCTCAAGAAGTTAGGTGTGGACACGGTATCTGACCGCGCTCGCGTCTATGATGTTTGGGACATGGTACGTCATCGCTTGAAAGTGGCGGGCGTAACCCTGCTCTGGATCGATGAGGCACATGATTTGTTCAAATCCGGATCGGGAGCCGAGACAGAAAACATGTTCAAAATGCTGAAGGGGCTGATGCAGGGTGATCATCCCGTAGTCCTTGTTTTGAGTGGGACGGAACGTCTGTCAGCAATTACGAGCATTGATCCGCAAGTAAACCGCCGGTTTTCTAAGATCCGGCCTGCGCCAATGGCTTTCGGTGTGGATAATGCGCGCATCAAAGGCTTGATTCAGGGTTATTCCAAGAAGGCCGGGCTGCAGGTCGCCATCGACGACGATACTATCAACCGGCTGATCCATGGCAGCCGCTATCGGTTTGGTCGGTGTGTCGTTTGCATTATCGAGGCCATTGAGTGTGCGCTGTACGATGGAGCCCCTACACTGGAGGCAAAGCATTTCGAGGATGCATGGGGCACGCGTGAGGGCTGTTCCATCGACCAGAACGTATTCACTTCAACCAATTGGATGGCGATCGATCTTGAAGATCAGGGTGAAGAGATTACCGAGATGCCAGTCGTCAAAAAGAAAATCAATCGGAAGAAGGCTGCCTGA
- a CDS encoding sensor histidine kinase, giving the protein MFVSDKGQFADEMGALHTDPHQHGLNNMESGKAPFFDPDLYQHARSGLCAYFAKRIGVLCGGPTDPTGHAGSKGHGKVYLMQSGNEQMDVDTKITDTQCHACLRVAEADHRIANHLAMLASYVRLKSSKLVQRKPTITSEEALVVVKAIGLQIDAVSHLHRFLARDDTSDKMELCTYLATICAALRSAVDGDVDIIESFDRTCVIPPSYLLPVSQIVTEMMTNAIKHGKDPSGQVSLRVSCRHDASGSIVIEVCDNGPGLKTQPDAVKQQGLGLRIVETLTARVNGTIAYRSGPTGLSVQLTVPDVHG; this is encoded by the coding sequence ATGTTTGTCAGCGACAAAGGCCAGTTTGCCGACGAAATGGGGGCTTTGCATACTGATCCACATCAGCATGGTCTAAATAATATGGAATCCGGGAAAGCTCCATTCTTCGACCCTGATCTGTATCAGCACGCGCGCTCAGGACTGTGCGCATATTTCGCGAAGAGAATAGGCGTACTCTGCGGTGGTCCAACTGACCCAACAGGGCACGCGGGATCAAAAGGGCATGGCAAGGTTTATCTGATGCAATCAGGAAACGAACAGATGGATGTGGATACAAAAATCACTGATACGCAGTGCCATGCCTGTCTTCGCGTCGCAGAAGCCGATCACCGCATTGCGAACCATCTCGCGATGTTGGCCAGCTATGTCCGGTTGAAAAGCTCTAAACTGGTTCAGCGCAAACCAACGATCACGTCCGAAGAGGCTCTTGTTGTGGTCAAGGCCATCGGCCTGCAGATTGATGCCGTATCCCATCTGCACCGGTTTCTGGCGCGGGATGATACATCCGATAAAATGGAGCTTTGCACCTATCTGGCGACGATCTGCGCCGCATTGCGTTCAGCGGTGGATGGAGATGTCGATATCATCGAGAGTTTCGACAGAACCTGCGTGATTCCGCCGAGCTATCTTCTGCCTGTATCCCAGATCGTCACCGAGATGATGACCAACGCGATCAAGCACGGCAAGGATCCGTCCGGCCAAGTGAGCCTGCGTGTCTCCTGCCGACATGACGCCTCGGGCTCGATTGTGATCGAGGTTTGCGACAACGGGCCTGGCCTCAAGACGCAACCCGATGCGGTTAAACAACAGGGTTTGGGATTGCGGATTGTTGAAACTCTGACCGCCCGGGTCAACGGCACCATCGCCTACCGCTCGGGACCCACTGGGTTATCCGTCCAACTGACGGTGCCGGACGTCCACGGATAA